A portion of the Streptomyces sp. YPW6 genome contains these proteins:
- a CDS encoding energy-coupling factor transporter transmembrane protein EcfT produces the protein MTASPAPARLLRRALRAPAADRANALPAGAWWLWALGLATAASRTTNPLLLGLLVGVAGYVVAARRTDAPWARSYGAFVKLGLFVVALRLLFSVFLGSSIPGSHTVLTLPELPLPDWAQGVRIGGRVTAEQLVFSLYEGMKLATLLICVGAANALANPARLLKSLPGALYEAGVAVVVAMTFAPNMVADVLRLRTARRLRGRPTGGVRAVAQIGLPVLERSVAVAASMDARGYGRTARVPAAVRHTTNVLTLGGLLGVCAGTYGLLAAQGAVYGLPLLLAGLVTAMAGLRLGGRRSVRTRYRPDRWGVRAWLVACSGAAVAVAMIWAGGVDPEALRPGVVPLTAPVLPLWPATAALIGLLPALVAPVPPSNRAAADRPARRGKEQV, from the coding sequence GTGACCGCATCCCCGGCCCCGGCCCGGCTGCTGCGCCGCGCCCTGCGCGCGCCGGCGGCGGACCGCGCCAACGCGCTGCCCGCCGGGGCGTGGTGGCTGTGGGCGCTGGGGCTCGCCACCGCTGCGTCCCGGACGACCAACCCACTGCTGCTCGGGCTGCTGGTCGGCGTGGCCGGGTATGTGGTGGCGGCACGGCGCACGGACGCGCCGTGGGCGCGCAGTTACGGCGCGTTCGTGAAGCTCGGGCTGTTCGTGGTGGCGCTGCGGCTGCTGTTCTCCGTCTTCCTCGGCTCGTCGATCCCCGGTTCGCACACCGTGCTGACCCTGCCCGAGCTGCCGCTGCCCGACTGGGCGCAGGGGGTGCGGATCGGCGGCCGGGTCACCGCCGAGCAGCTCGTCTTCTCCCTCTACGAGGGGATGAAGCTGGCCACCCTGCTGATCTGCGTCGGCGCGGCGAACGCGCTGGCCAACCCGGCGCGGCTGCTGAAGTCGCTGCCCGGTGCGCTGTACGAGGCGGGGGTCGCCGTCGTGGTCGCGATGACGTTCGCGCCGAACATGGTGGCCGACGTGCTCCGGCTGCGCACCGCGCGCCGGCTGCGGGGGCGGCCGACCGGCGGGGTGCGGGCGGTGGCGCAGATCGGGCTGCCGGTGCTGGAGCGGTCGGTGGCGGTGGCCGCGTCGATGGACGCGCGGGGGTACGGGCGTACCGCCCGGGTCCCGGCGGCCGTCCGGCACACCACCAACGTCCTGACCCTGGGCGGGCTGCTCGGGGTGTGCGCCGGTACGTACGGTCTGCTGGCCGCGCAGGGGGCGGTGTACGGGCTGCCGTTGCTGCTGGCCGGCCTGGTGACCGCGATGGCCGGGCTGCGGCTCGGCGGGCGGCGCTCGGTGCGTACCCGCTATCGCCCGGACCGGTGGGGTGTGCGGGCCTGGCTGGTGGCGTGCTCGGGTGCGGCAGTCGCGGTGGCGATGATCTGGGCGGGCGGGGTGGATCCGGAGGCGCTGCGCCCCGGGGTCGTACCGCTGACCGCGCCGGTGCTGCCGCTGTGGCCGGCGACGGCGGCGCTGATCGGGCTGCTGCCCGCGCTGGTCGCCCCCGTACCGCCGTCGAACCGGGCGGCGGCCGACAGACCCGCGCGACGCGGCAAGGAGCAGGTGTGA
- a CDS encoding aldehyde dehydrogenase encodes MTERTELVEHGRLFIGGEFTDPLSTEVIEVVSPHTERVIGRVPHASRADVDRAVAAARRAFDEGPWPRMPLDERIAVITRIKDAFAVRHEEFARLISAQNGTPYSASVMVQALAAMMVWDSAITVARTFPYEERRDGVLGPLLVRREPVGVVAAVVPWNVPQFTAAAKLAPALLAGCTAVLKVSPETPLDAYVLAEIAEEAGLPPGVLSILPADREVSEYLVGHPDVDKVSFTGSVAAGRRVMEVASRNLTRVTLELGGKSAAVILPDADLEAAVAGIVPFAWMINGQACVAQTRILAPRSRYEEMAEAFAAAAGALRVGDPLDPTTEVGPLVARRQQQRSLDYIRLGQEEGAKILTGGSRPASQERGWYVEPTLFGSVDNSMRIAREEIFGPVICLIPYGDEADAVRIADDSPYGLSGSVWTADTERGIDIARRIRTGTYSVNTFSLDMLGPFGGYKNSGLGREFGPEGYGEFFEHKMIHLPAGYREA; translated from the coding sequence ATGACGGAACGTACGGAACTGGTGGAGCACGGACGCCTGTTCATCGGCGGGGAGTTCACCGATCCGCTCTCCACCGAGGTCATCGAGGTGGTCTCCCCGCACACCGAACGGGTCATCGGCCGGGTGCCGCATGCCTCGCGGGCCGACGTGGACCGGGCCGTCGCGGCGGCCCGCCGGGCCTTCGACGAGGGCCCCTGGCCGCGGATGCCGCTGGACGAGCGGATCGCGGTGATCACGCGGATCAAGGACGCCTTCGCCGTACGCCACGAGGAGTTCGCGCGCCTGATCAGCGCGCAGAACGGCACTCCGTACAGCGCGAGCGTCATGGTGCAGGCGCTGGCCGCGATGATGGTGTGGGACTCGGCGATCACGGTGGCGCGGACGTTCCCGTACGAGGAACGGCGTGACGGGGTCCTCGGCCCGCTCCTGGTCCGCCGCGAACCGGTGGGTGTGGTGGCGGCGGTCGTCCCGTGGAACGTCCCGCAGTTCACGGCGGCGGCGAAGCTGGCCCCGGCGCTGCTGGCGGGCTGCACGGCGGTCCTGAAGGTCTCCCCGGAAACCCCCCTGGACGCCTACGTGTTGGCGGAGATAGCGGAGGAGGCGGGCCTGCCGCCCGGGGTCCTCTCGATCCTCCCGGCCGACCGGGAGGTCAGTGAGTACCTGGTGGGCCACCCGGACGTGGACAAGGTCTCCTTCACCGGCTCGGTGGCGGCAGGCCGCCGGGTGATGGAGGTCGCCTCGCGCAACCTGACCCGCGTCACCCTGGAGTTGGGCGGCAAATCGGCGGCAGTGATCCTCCCGGACGCGGACCTGGAGGCCGCGGTGGCGGGCATCGTCCCGTTCGCCTGGATGATCAACGGCCAGGCGTGCGTGGCACAGACGCGCATCCTGGCCCCGCGCAGCCGCTACGAGGAAATGGCGGAGGCGTTCGCGGCAGCGGCAGGCGCGCTCCGCGTGGGCGACCCCCTGGACCCGACGACCGAAGTGGGCCCGCTGGTGGCGCGACGCCAACAGCAACGCTCCCTGGACTACATCAGGCTGGGCCAGGAGGAAGGCGCCAAGATTCTCACCGGCGGCAGCCGCCCCGCCTCCCAGGAGCGCGGCTGGTACGTCGAACCCACCCTCTTCGGCTCGGTCGACAACTCCATGCGCATCGCCCGCGAGGAGATCTTCGGCCCGGTCATCTGCCTGATCCCGTACGGGGACGAGGCCGACGCGGTCCGCATCGCCGACGACTCCCCGTACGGCCTGAGCGGCAGCGTCTGGACGGCGGACACGGAACGCGGCATCGACATCGCCCGCCGCATCCGCACCGGCACGTACAGCGTGAACACCTTCAGCCTCGACATGCTCGGCCCGTTCGGCGGCTACAAGAACTCGGGCCTGGGTCGTGAGTTCGGCCCCGAGGGCTACGGTGAGTTCTTCGAGCACAAGATGATCCACCTGCCCGCCGGCTACCGGGAGGCGTGA
- a CDS encoding MBL fold metallo-hydrolase, whose protein sequence is MAQVTHVTQVTDHGGGVHSIKVPIPDNPLGHTLVHLVDTDRGPVLIDTGWDDPASWDTLVAGLSALGTAVTDIHGVVITHHHPDHHGLSAQVREASGAWIAMHEADTAIVRRTRDTEPGTWLDYLTRKLAAAGAPDGHLAPLHAARDGGRLRTLPGLRAALPDREIVPGELLDLAGRRLRAVWTPGHTPGHVCLHLEERHPAGLAGNGRLFSGDHLLPGISPHIGLYEDPDDTAVTDPLGDYLASLERIGRLGAAEVLPAHQHAFTDAGGRVRELLDHHEERLTGLLALLATPLTPWQLAERMEWNRPWEQIPHGSRSIAVSEAESHLRRLVKLGRAEAVPGGPPVTYRAV, encoded by the coding sequence ATGGCGCAGGTGACACACGTGACGCAGGTGACCGACCATGGCGGAGGCGTCCACAGCATCAAGGTGCCCATCCCGGACAACCCGCTCGGGCACACCCTGGTCCATCTCGTCGACACCGACCGGGGGCCGGTCCTCATCGACACCGGCTGGGACGATCCCGCCTCCTGGGACACCCTGGTGGCCGGGCTCTCCGCCCTCGGTACCGCCGTCACCGACATCCACGGTGTCGTCATCACCCACCACCACCCCGACCACCACGGCCTCTCCGCTCAGGTCCGCGAGGCCTCCGGGGCCTGGATCGCGATGCACGAGGCCGACACCGCGATCGTCCGGCGCACCCGCGACACCGAGCCCGGCACCTGGCTCGACTACCTCACCCGCAAGCTCGCCGCCGCCGGCGCGCCGGACGGCCACCTCGCCCCGCTGCACGCCGCCCGCGACGGAGGACGGCTGCGGACCCTGCCGGGACTGCGCGCCGCCCTGCCCGACCGCGAGATCGTCCCCGGCGAGCTGCTCGACCTGGCCGGGCGGCGACTGCGGGCCGTCTGGACCCCCGGGCACACCCCGGGACACGTCTGCCTCCATCTGGAGGAGCGGCACCCCGCCGGGCTGGCGGGGAACGGGCGGCTCTTCTCCGGCGATCACCTGCTGCCGGGGATCAGTCCGCACATCGGGCTGTACGAGGACCCGGACGACACCGCCGTCACCGATCCGCTGGGCGACTACCTCGCCTCGCTGGAGCGGATCGGCCGGCTCGGGGCGGCCGAGGTGCTGCCCGCGCACCAGCACGCCTTCACCGACGCGGGCGGGCGCGTGCGGGAGCTGCTGGACCACCACGAGGAGCGGCTGACCGGGCTCCTCGCACTGCTCGCCACGCCCCTCACCCCGTGGCAGCTCGCGGAGCGGATGGAGTGGAACCGGCCCTGGGAGCAGATCCCGCACGGCTCGCGGTCCATCGCCGTGTCGGAGGCCGAGTCCCATCTGCGGCGGCTCGTGAAGCTCGGCCGCGCGGAGGCCGTCCCGGGCGGGCCCCCGGTGACGTACAGAGCCGTGTGA
- a CDS encoding SCO2322 family protein, producing MRRTPGAPRRPVPARLRVPLVSLLAALVAASGLLLGAGNAQAAGYRYWSFWEGNGKNWEYATQGPSLLRPDDGTVQGFRFAVSEDSGDADQPRRAPDFGAICADTPAEDGKKRVALVIDPGTSTDAPDGEKPPALRTACARVAPDASSAEALAAVAKPLRYDDSALLCAISGYPKSGCGEQVSGDGGSAKPSAPAETADDQETGAEGDGDGGGPSVGLLVGIGAVLLLGIAAVVQARRRR from the coding sequence GTGAGGCGCACTCCGGGTGCACCGCGCAGGCCGGTACCCGCCCGGCTGCGCGTGCCCCTCGTCTCGCTGCTGGCCGCCCTCGTCGCCGCCTCCGGCCTCCTGCTCGGCGCGGGCAACGCCCAGGCCGCCGGGTACCGCTACTGGTCCTTCTGGGAGGGCAATGGCAAGAACTGGGAGTACGCCACCCAGGGGCCGTCCCTCCTGCGCCCGGACGACGGTACGGTCCAGGGCTTCCGGTTCGCCGTGAGCGAGGACTCCGGCGACGCCGACCAGCCGCGCCGCGCCCCCGACTTCGGGGCGATCTGCGCGGACACCCCGGCCGAGGACGGCAAGAAGCGGGTGGCGCTGGTGATCGACCCGGGGACGTCCACGGACGCCCCGGACGGGGAGAAGCCGCCCGCCCTGCGGACGGCCTGCGCCCGGGTCGCGCCGGACGCCAGCAGCGCGGAGGCGCTCGCCGCGGTGGCGAAGCCGCTGCGGTACGACGACAGCGCCTTGCTCTGCGCGATCTCCGGCTACCCGAAGTCCGGCTGCGGCGAGCAGGTGTCCGGCGACGGCGGCAGCGCGAAGCCGTCCGCCCCCGCCGAGACCGCGGACGACCAGGAGACGGGCGCAGAGGGCGACGGGGACGGCGGCGGTCCGTCCGTCGGGCTCCTCGTCGGCATCGGCGCCGTCCTGCTGCTCGGCATCGCCGCCGTCGTCCAGGCCCGCCGCCGCCGGTGA
- a CDS encoding ferredoxin: MGDRWHLEVDRSVCIGSGMCVNHAGDAFHLDSARQSHPTTEDRDAGEHVLAAAEGCPVEAITLTLAGSGEVVFPPEE; encoded by the coding sequence ATGGGCGACCGCTGGCACCTGGAGGTCGACCGCTCCGTCTGCATCGGCTCCGGCATGTGCGTCAACCACGCGGGCGACGCCTTCCACCTGGACTCGGCCCGCCAGTCCCACCCGACGACGGAGGACCGCGACGCGGGCGAACACGTCCTGGCGGCGGCGGAGGGCTGCCCGGTGGAGGCGATCACGCTGACGCTGGCGGGGTCGGGGGAGGTGGTGTTCCCGCCGGAGGAGTGA
- a CDS encoding condensation domain-containing protein has protein sequence MNPAAGKDTMHPNTPHTTTTTVTLAYAGGEERRGPVTMGQANMIRCILRDDPTHINIHDVWPVPEGTAQQAVTDALRALTVRHEGLRTTFPHRPGCAPVDQVVATEGTFTVTVLDHAELPGDPAGYAESVARAARAGRFDLEREFPLRITLLTVAGAPVHVALAFSHAVADGSAMAVLREEFAELLAGKELPELTSLPPVDLAAVEASPAGLRKSEASLRYWERILRTGPQEMFAEQRGRRPGTDEEARQLTLRSRRGGRALAGAARRTGHPEATVLMAAWCALVAHRAGQDSCVTAVPSANRFHPRVARSVTTTSQDALLHLDVRVPAFDALVARTWGAVLNAYRHSQFDSLRLWEMIGRVTAERGSHFGRDVVFNDVSALPAPLLGTDAQDRDDAEHELTWGPPQTLPTRLLAFTYRTAPQLHISLWAAPSLFAPEEAEGFLSGLVLLLEAAAAGDVPMDSLTDVTGVRPAGHGPGWLRVDGCWVSPDAVRETLGRAVGGLPVRVAKEPGPHGTTDGTAGAAAVADPHLTAYIACGATPLTPEAAHRALTALIPAAGSGVLAPHRYVLVRNPPGEPDRSDAWRRLEIIEEGTGRSRQV, from the coding sequence ATGAACCCCGCCGCCGGCAAGGACACCATGCACCCGAACACTCCGCACACCACCACGACCACGGTCACCCTCGCCTACGCGGGCGGCGAGGAGCGGCGCGGCCCGGTCACCATGGGCCAGGCCAACATGATCCGCTGCATCCTGCGGGACGACCCCACCCACATCAACATCCACGACGTGTGGCCCGTCCCCGAGGGCACCGCTCAGCAGGCCGTCACCGACGCCCTGCGGGCCCTGACCGTACGGCACGAGGGGCTGCGCACCACCTTCCCGCACCGACCGGGGTGCGCACCGGTCGACCAGGTGGTGGCGACGGAGGGCACGTTCACGGTGACCGTCCTCGACCACGCCGAACTCCCCGGCGACCCGGCGGGGTACGCGGAGTCGGTGGCGCGGGCGGCCCGGGCCGGGCGGTTCGACCTGGAGCGGGAGTTCCCGCTGCGGATCACCCTGCTCACCGTGGCCGGAGCACCGGTCCACGTGGCGCTGGCGTTCAGCCACGCGGTGGCGGACGGCAGCGCGATGGCCGTCCTGCGCGAGGAGTTCGCCGAACTGCTGGCGGGCAAGGAGCTGCCGGAACTGACGTCCCTGCCCCCGGTCGACCTGGCAGCCGTGGAGGCATCCCCGGCCGGGCTGCGGAAGTCGGAGGCGTCCCTGAGGTACTGGGAGCGGATCCTGCGCACCGGGCCGCAGGAGATGTTCGCGGAGCAGCGCGGCAGGCGGCCGGGCACCGACGAGGAGGCCCGGCAGCTGACGCTGCGCTCCCGCCGGGGCGGCCGGGCGCTCGCCGGGGCGGCCCGCCGCACCGGGCACCCCGAGGCCACCGTGCTGATGGCCGCCTGGTGCGCGCTGGTGGCCCACCGGGCGGGCCAGGACAGCTGTGTCACCGCCGTCCCGAGCGCCAACCGCTTCCACCCCCGGGTCGCCCGTTCGGTGACCACCACGTCCCAGGACGCGCTGCTCCACCTGGACGTCCGGGTGCCCGCCTTCGACGCCCTGGTCGCCCGGACCTGGGGGGCGGTGCTCAACGCCTACCGGCACAGCCAGTTCGACTCCCTGCGGCTGTGGGAGATGATCGGCCGCGTCACCGCCGAGCGCGGCAGCCACTTCGGCCGGGACGTGGTCTTCAACGACGTGAGCGCCCTGCCCGCCCCGCTCCTGGGCACCGACGCGCAGGACCGCGACGACGCCGAGCACGAGCTCACCTGGGGTCCGCCCCAGACGCTGCCGACCCGGCTGCTCGCCTTCACGTACCGGACGGCCCCCCAGCTCCACATCTCCCTGTGGGCCGCCCCCTCGCTGTTCGCCCCCGAGGAGGCGGAGGGGTTCCTCTCCGGCTTGGTCCTGCTCCTGGAGGCGGCCGCCGCCGGGGACGTGCCGATGGACTCACTGACCGACGTGACGGGGGTCCGCCCCGCCGGACACGGGCCCGGCTGGCTGCGGGTGGACGGCTGCTGGGTCTCACCCGACGCCGTGCGCGAGACCCTCGGCCGGGCGGTGGGCGGACTGCCCGTGCGGGTGGCGAAGGAGCCAGGACCCCACGGGACGACGGACGGCACGGCGGGGGCGGCGGCTGTGGCGGACCCGCACCTCACGGCGTACATCGCCTGCGGCGCAACGCCGTTGACGCCCGAGGCGGCCCACCGGGCACTGACCGCCCTCATCCCGGCCGCCGGTTCGGGCGTCCTGGCGCCCCACCGCTACGTACTCGTCCGGAACCCGCCCGGCGAGCCGGACCGGAGCGACGCATGGCGTCGGCTGGAGATCATCGAGGAAGGGACCGGCAGAAGCCGGCAGGTGTGA
- a CDS encoding FG-GAP-like repeat-containing protein, which produces MLRNRSLNPFSERTPPPVYRTRSRSALLAAALATVASTSLLGATPAGAAAGPATPAAAQAAVVRLHIGEGEATRSCSGGLVNGEWVLTASSCFAENPQQAGDIPAGKPAWTTVASVGRSSLDGSGGHVSEVVELVPYSGRDLVLARLATPASTAIAPIALATAPADSGEVLQGIGFGRTRTEWVPGTAHTAQLKVGGVSTAEVNLVGATTDDGLCKGDSGAPLLRQLDGRTELVGIATRSRQGGCLGETETRTDAVATRTDDVGAWIADTMGRSWAQLMTATDFNGDGKADVLTVDSADKNLYTQPGDGKGTFGDRVKIGQGWSNMRLLAASDFTGDGKPDVLAANLNGNLYLYPGNGKNGITGSSVAGTGWNNIRLFSAGDFNGDKKGDLLAVHTDGTLYFYAGTGSGFASASVAGTGWANMRMISTGDFNADGKADIVGVHNNGSLYLYTGRGDGTVKSVGKTSDGWTNMRLLSGTDFNADGKADLIAIHTNGNIYAYPGNGTGGFRTPVITASKSQ; this is translated from the coding sequence GTGCTGCGCAACCGGTCGCTCAATCCATTTTCAGAAAGGACGCCTCCTCCCGTGTATCGCACACGTTCTCGATCCGCGCTTCTCGCGGCCGCTTTGGCCACGGTCGCCAGCACCTCCCTGCTCGGCGCCACACCTGCCGGCGCGGCCGCAGGGCCCGCCACCCCCGCCGCCGCGCAGGCCGCGGTGGTACGCCTGCACATCGGTGAGGGCGAAGCCACCCGCTCCTGCTCCGGTGGGCTGGTCAACGGCGAGTGGGTGCTGACCGCCTCCTCGTGCTTCGCCGAGAACCCTCAGCAGGCCGGTGACATACCAGCGGGCAAGCCGGCGTGGACGACCGTCGCCAGCGTCGGCCGGAGCTCCCTGGACGGCAGCGGTGGGCATGTCAGCGAAGTCGTCGAGCTGGTCCCCTACTCCGGCCGTGACCTCGTTCTGGCACGACTGGCCACTCCGGCCTCCACTGCCATCGCTCCGATCGCGCTCGCCACCGCCCCCGCCGATTCGGGCGAGGTCCTTCAAGGCATCGGCTTCGGCCGCACGCGGACCGAATGGGTTCCGGGTACCGCGCACACGGCGCAGTTGAAGGTCGGCGGCGTCTCCACCGCGGAAGTCAACCTGGTCGGCGCCACCACCGACGACGGTCTGTGCAAGGGCGACTCCGGTGCTCCGCTGCTGCGTCAACTCGATGGACGCACGGAGCTCGTCGGCATCGCCACCCGGTCTCGGCAAGGCGGCTGCCTGGGGGAGACCGAGACACGCACCGATGCGGTGGCCACCCGCACCGACGACGTGGGCGCCTGGATCGCGGACACCATGGGGCGTTCCTGGGCCCAACTGATGACTGCCACCGACTTCAACGGTGATGGCAAGGCCGATGTCCTGACGGTCGATTCCGCCGACAAGAACCTTTACACCCAGCCCGGCGACGGCAAGGGCACGTTCGGCGATCGTGTCAAGATCGGCCAGGGCTGGTCCAACATGCGCCTGCTTGCCGCCAGCGACTTCACCGGCGACGGCAAGCCCGACGTGCTGGCCGCGAATCTGAACGGCAACCTCTACCTTTACCCGGGCAACGGGAAGAACGGCATCACCGGTTCCTCCGTCGCCGGCACGGGCTGGAACAACATTCGCCTGTTCTCCGCCGGGGACTTCAACGGCGACAAGAAGGGTGACCTGCTCGCCGTCCACACCGACGGGACTCTGTACTTCTACGCGGGCACGGGCTCCGGCTTCGCCAGCGCCTCAGTCGCCGGTACCGGCTGGGCCAACATGCGGATGATCTCCACCGGTGACTTCAACGCCGACGGCAAGGCTGACATCGTCGGCGTGCACAACAATGGTTCGCTCTACCTCTACACCGGCCGGGGAGACGGCACCGTCAAGAGCGTCGGCAAGACCAGCGACGGCTGGACGAACATGCGTCTGCTGAGCGGCACGGACTTCAACGCCGACGGCAAGGCCGATCTGATCGCCATCCACACCAACGGCAACATCTACGCCTACCCGGGCAACGGAACGGGCGGATTCAGGACTCCCGTCATCACCGCCTCGAAGAGTCAGTAG
- a CDS encoding prenyltransferase/squalene oxidase repeat-containing protein: protein MTVRRSAAALATTAVLLGVAAPVAVAAPSPSPSADLPAGLYGTTDPTYDGVWRQSVAFLAQKIEYVTPSTQAVDWLVGQQCDSGAFTSYRDASKPCDASTVMDTNATAVAVQALVEINQHREDANNGADWLKSVQNEDGGWGYNPGSPSDANSTSIVIGALARTGVPVSELTTADGSTPYTALQSLAIACGEKDGGAFAYQPGEKGELTANLDATAASVLGLMGKGIASGTSNAVKDPSCTKGEELSPEQSAQNGASFLADTLEKQPYLEQPPMPGTEDSAPQPDYGNTADAVVALAASGHKDKASSSVAWLQKNGTDWGKRGGPAATAQLILAAHATGADARSFGGVDLVKQLNGMGPSPAATALPSPTPTGPQPSSGTDSDDGGLSLGWLIGIGLLAGTGIGFLLSMRRKKQQP, encoded by the coding sequence ATGACCGTACGCCGCAGCGCAGCCGCGCTCGCGACCACCGCCGTGCTCCTGGGCGTCGCCGCCCCCGTGGCCGTGGCCGCGCCGAGTCCCTCTCCGTCGGCGGATCTGCCGGCCGGGCTCTACGGCACCACGGACCCCACCTACGACGGGGTGTGGCGGCAGTCGGTCGCCTTCCTCGCGCAGAAGATCGAGTACGTCACGCCGTCGACGCAGGCCGTGGACTGGCTGGTGGGCCAGCAGTGCGACAGCGGGGCGTTCACCTCGTACCGGGACGCCTCCAAGCCCTGCGACGCGTCGACCGTGATGGACACCAACGCCACCGCCGTCGCCGTCCAGGCCCTCGTCGAGATCAACCAGCACCGCGAGGACGCCAACAACGGTGCCGACTGGCTGAAGTCCGTGCAGAACGAGGACGGCGGCTGGGGCTACAACCCCGGCAGCCCGTCCGACGCGAACTCCACCTCGATCGTCATCGGCGCCCTCGCCCGCACCGGCGTCCCGGTCAGCGAGCTCACGACCGCCGACGGCAGCACCCCGTACACCGCGCTCCAGTCCCTGGCCATCGCCTGCGGCGAGAAGGACGGCGGCGCGTTCGCCTACCAGCCGGGCGAGAAGGGCGAGCTGACCGCCAACCTGGACGCCACCGCGGCCTCCGTGCTCGGCCTGATGGGCAAGGGGATCGCCTCCGGCACCTCCAACGCGGTCAAGGACCCCTCCTGCACGAAGGGCGAGGAGCTCAGCCCGGAGCAGAGCGCCCAGAACGGCGCTTCCTTCCTCGCGGACACGCTGGAGAAGCAGCCGTACCTGGAGCAGCCCCCGATGCCCGGCACCGAGGACTCCGCCCCGCAGCCCGACTACGGCAACACCGCGGACGCCGTCGTCGCCCTCGCCGCCTCCGGGCACAAGGACAAGGCCTCGTCGTCGGTGGCCTGGCTGCAGAAGAACGGCACCGACTGGGGCAAGCGGGGCGGCCCCGCCGCCACCGCGCAGCTGATCCTCGCCGCGCACGCCACCGGCGCCGACGCGCGCAGCTTCGGCGGCGTCGACCTCGTCAAGCAGCTCAACGGCATGGGGCCCTCCCCGGCCGCCACCGCCCTCCCCTCGCCGACGCCGACCGGTCCGCAGCCCTCCAGCGGCACCGACAGCGACGACGGCGGGCTGAGCCTGGGGTGGCTGATCGGGATCGGGCTGCTCGCCGGCACCGGCATCGGCTTCCTGCTCAGCATGCGCCGGAAGAAGCAGCAGCCGTGA
- a CDS encoding MFS transporter: MSVDDTTLPQQAAPLPSPWRSTRFRLFFTARSASLLADGMLMVSLTTAVLGAGHGASGVGYALAAWMTPIVLLVLFGGVLADRFTPQLMMICADVVRMLAMLTLATLLFSSDSVPLWQIMGLMALSGAATAMFQPGMASMVPRVAQDIQKANALLRISEALSTLLGPGLAGILVAYWQVSGSYVVIAAAYALSALVLLPLRKLHTERDEGDAPMWRRLMTGWQEFRSRQWLWGVIAVWSVYGLFVFGPALPLGAALMIEQHGASGYGWIASADGAGTIIGGLIGMRVRPRRPLVAGALAMLCFALNPLAPALEWSFTATAIAHVIAGYGFAFWGVMWATSVQSHIPLTVLSRVSAYDVAGSIMVIPLGRALAGPAADAFGANEVLIFSSVMSCALLAVMLSVPAIRALRRAPEGLLRTGAGGEPAV; encoded by the coding sequence ATGAGCGTTGACGACACGACCCTTCCGCAGCAGGCGGCCCCGCTGCCGAGCCCCTGGCGGTCGACCCGTTTCCGGCTGTTCTTCACGGCCCGCAGCGCGTCGCTGCTGGCCGACGGCATGCTGATGGTCTCCCTGACCACGGCGGTGCTGGGGGCGGGCCACGGGGCGAGCGGCGTCGGGTACGCGCTGGCCGCGTGGATGACCCCGATCGTGCTGCTGGTGCTGTTCGGCGGGGTGCTGGCCGACCGGTTCACGCCGCAGCTGATGATGATCTGCGCGGACGTGGTGCGCATGCTGGCCATGCTCACGCTGGCCACGCTCCTCTTCTCCTCCGACAGCGTCCCGCTGTGGCAGATCATGGGGCTGATGGCGCTCAGCGGGGCCGCGACGGCGATGTTCCAGCCCGGGATGGCGAGCATGGTCCCCCGGGTCGCACAGGACATCCAGAAGGCCAACGCGCTGCTGCGGATCTCCGAGGCGCTGAGCACCCTGCTGGGTCCGGGCCTGGCGGGCATCCTCGTCGCGTACTGGCAGGTGTCGGGCTCGTACGTGGTGATCGCGGCGGCGTACGCGCTCAGCGCGCTGGTCCTGCTCCCCCTGCGCAAGCTGCATACGGAGCGCGACGAGGGCGACGCCCCGATGTGGCGCCGGCTGATGACGGGCTGGCAGGAGTTCCGGTCCCGTCAGTGGCTGTGGGGTGTGATCGCGGTCTGGTCGGTGTACGGCCTGTTCGTGTTCGGCCCGGCGCTGCCGCTGGGCGCGGCGCTGATGATCGAGCAGCACGGGGCGAGCGGGTACGGCTGGATCGCCTCGGCGGACGGCGCCGGCACGATCATCGGCGGCCTGATCGGCATGCGGGTCCGCCCGCGCCGCCCACTGGTGGCGGGGGCCCTGGCGATGCTCTGCTTCGCGCTCAACCCCCTCGCCCCGGCGCTGGAATGGTCGTTCACGGCCACGGCGATCGCCCACGTGATCGCGGGCTACGGCTTCGCGTTCTGGGGCGTGATGTGGGCGACGAGCGTCCAGTCGCACATCCCGCTGACGGTCCTGAGCCGCGTCTCGGCGTACGACGTCGCGGGCTCCATCATGGTCATCCCCCTGGGCCGCGCCCTGGCGGGCCCGGCGGCGGACGCGTTCGGCGCGAACGAGGTGCTGATCTTCTCGTCGGTGATGTCGTGCGCCCTGCTGGCGGTGATGCTGAGCGTCCCGGCGATCCGGGCACTGCGACGGGCACCGGAGGGGCTGCTCCGGACCGGGGCGGGGGGCGAGCCGGCGGTCTGA